A genome region from Pseudanabaena sp. Chao 1811 includes the following:
- a CDS encoding Uma2 family endonuclease, giving the protein MTATTLSKSVTSSSIADQDRPLAEYRVTLHNVSWQTFESLLADLGDRRNTLFHYLNGTLEIMSPLSIHEGSNRFIDDLIRAFSDELEIDLRKLGSLLMKIPDLKLGAEPDSCYYIQNEPIIRNKEVIIVGEDPPPDLVLEVDITNPSDHRLPIYALLNVPEVWRYDGYSLEFLALEDGEYKPIEKSLAFPDLPAAIVVEYVQQRLTLGESATLREFRKWVRANVAVT; this is encoded by the coding sequence ATGACTGCGACAACACTAAGCAAATCCGTTACTTCATCTTCGATCGCTGATCAAGATCGTCCCCTTGCCGAATATCGCGTGACCCTACATAACGTTAGTTGGCAGACTTTTGAAAGTTTACTTGCCGATCTAGGCGATCGCCGCAACACCCTATTTCATTACCTCAATGGCACATTAGAAATTATGTCTCCCCTCTCAATTCATGAAGGTAGCAATCGGTTTATTGATGATTTAATTAGAGCATTTTCTGATGAGCTAGAAATTGATTTGCGAAAGCTTGGCTCTTTACTGATGAAAATTCCTGATCTAAAGTTAGGAGCAGAGCCAGATTCTTGTTATTACATCCAGAATGAGCCAATAATTAGGAATAAAGAAGTAATTATTGTGGGAGAAGATCCTCCACCTGACTTGGTTTTAGAAGTAGATATTACCAACCCTAGCGATCACCGTTTACCAATATACGCCTTGCTAAATGTGCCTGAAGTCTGGCGCTATGATGGCTATAGTTTAGAATTTCTAGCCTTAGAGGATGGAGAATATAAACCGATTGAGAAGAGTTTAGCCTTTCCCGATTTACCTGCCGCGATCGTTGTCGAATATGTGCAGCAACGATTAACTTTAGGAGAGAGTGCAACCTTAAGAGAATTTCGGAAATGGGTACGGGCTAATGTCGCAGTCACATAA